The Pseudomonas putida nucleotide sequence TTCCGCTTCATCGAGCGCGCGATCAACAGCGAAATCCAGCGCCAGATCGACCTGATCGAGGACGGCGGCAAGGTGGTGCAGGAAACCCGCCTGTACGACCCGAACAAGGACGAGACCCGCTCCATGCGCAGCAAGGAGGAGGCCAACGACTACCGTTACTTCCCCGACCCGGACCTGCTGCCGGTGGTGATCGAGGACAGCTTCCTCGAGACCGTCCGCGCCGGCCTGCCGGAGCTGCCGCCACAGAAGGTCGAGCGCTTCCAGAGCCAGTACGGCCTGTCGGCCTACGACGCCAACGTATTGGCTTCAAGCCGCGAACAGGCGGACTACTTCGAAGAAGTGGTGAAGATCGGTGGCGACGCCAAACTGGCCGCCAACTGGGTCATGGTCGAGCTGGGCAGCCTGCTGAACAAGCTGGGCATCGAGATCGACCAGGCGCCGGTCAGCGCCGCGCACCTGGGCGGTATGCTGCTGCGCATTCGCGACAACACCATCAGCGGCAAGATTGCCAAGACCGTGTTCGAGGCCATGGCCGCCGGTGAGGGCGATGCCGACAGCATCATCGAGAGCAAAGGCCTCAAGCAGGTCACCGACACCGGTGCGATCGACAAGATGCTCGACGAAATGCTCGCTGCCAACGCCGAGCAGGTCGAACAGTACCGCTCCGCCGACGAGGCCAAGCGCGGCAAGATGTTCGGCTTCTTCGTCGGCCAGGCGATGAAGGCGTCCAAAGGCAAGGCCAACCCGGGGCAGGTGAACCAATTGCTCAAGGCCAAGCTCGAAGGTTGAGCTGAAAAAAGCGGCGAGGGCTTTGCCCTCGATCGCGGATGAATCCGCTCCTAAAGAGGATAGCGACACGCCTGTAGGAGCGGATTCATCCGCGATGGGCCGCACAGCGGCCCCAATGCACCGGAGCATCCGAATTGCTAAAACGATCCCTAGGTACGCTAGCCCTCTTCTCTGTCCTGGCCGGCTGCGCCAGCCACGACATCGACCCGCGCGGTTACAACCAAACCGGCACCGCCTCCTTTTACGGCTCGCGCCATCATGGCAAACGCACCGCCAGCGGCGAACCGTTCAACCAGCATGGTCTCACCGCCGCCCACCGCAGCCTGCCATTCGGCAGCCGGGTGCTGGTCACCAACCTGGCCAACGATCGCAGCGTGGTGGTCCGTATCAACGACCGCGGCCCGCATACCCGCGGCCGGTTGATCGACCTGTCACGTGCCGCAGCAGAAAAAATCGGCATGCTCCGTAGCGGAACGGCGCGCGTCCGGGTACAAGGTCTGAGCGACTGACCTGACACCCGTCCTGACTGGAGCCCGATTATTTTCGACCTGGCCACCCTCCCCACCTTCAGCCTGCTGCAAATGGGCGTTGCCCTGCTGCTGCTGATCGCCGGAGCCGAGCTCCTGGTGCGCGCCGCCCTGCGCCTGGCCCAGCGCCTGCACGTGCGACCACTGATCATCGGCTTGAGCCTGGTGGCCTTCGGCAGTACCGCGCCACAGCTGACCGTGAGCCTGCAAGCCGCTTATCAAGGTGCGCCCGATGTGGCCGTGGGCAGCGTGATCGGCAGCAACATCTTCAATGTACTGGTCATCCTCGGCCTGGCCGCGCTGATCATCCCGCTGCGGGTATCACGCCAACTGGTGCGCCTGGACATCCCGTTGATGATCGTCGCCAGCGGCCTGGTCTATGCGCTCTGTGCCAATGGCCACCTGGGCCGGGCCGAAGGGTTGCTGCTGCTGCTCGCCCTGGCCGGCTACCTGGCCATGCTGTGGCACCAGTCTCGCCACTATGCCCGCACCTATCCCGCCCAGCATGCCGGGGCTGCCAGCGCCGGGCGCTTCTGGTCCGGAACACTGCTGCAGGTCCTGTTCGGCCTTGGCCTGCTGAGCCTGG carries:
- the gatB gene encoding Asp-tRNA(Asn)/Glu-tRNA(Gln) amidotransferase subunit GatB, with product MQWEVVIGLEIHTQLATQSKIFSGSATTFGSEPNTQASLVDLGMPGVLPVLNQEAVRMACMFGLAIDAEIGKRNVFARKNYFYPDLPKGYQISQMDLPIVGKGHLDIALEDGTIKRIGVTRAHLEEDAGKSLHEDFSGSTGIDLNRAGTPLLEIVSEPDMRSAKEAVAYVKAIHALVRYLGICDGNMAEGSLRCDCNVSIRPKGQAEFGTRCEIKNVNSFRFIERAINSEIQRQIDLIEDGGKVVQETRLYDPNKDETRSMRSKEEANDYRYFPDPDLLPVVIEDSFLETVRAGLPELPPQKVERFQSQYGLSAYDANVLASSREQADYFEEVVKIGGDAKLAANWVMVELGSLLNKLGIEIDQAPVSAAHLGGMLLRIRDNTISGKIAKTVFEAMAAGEGDADSIIESKGLKQVTDTGAIDKMLDEMLAANAEQVEQYRSADEAKRGKMFGFFVGQAMKASKGKANPGQVNQLLKAKLEG
- a CDS encoding septal ring lytic transglycosylase RlpA family protein, with amino-acid sequence MLKRSLGTLALFSVLAGCASHDIDPRGYNQTGTASFYGSRHHGKRTASGEPFNQHGLTAAHRSLPFGSRVLVTNLANDRSVVVRINDRGPHTRGRLIDLSRAAAEKIGMLRSGTARVRVQGLSD
- a CDS encoding calcium/sodium antiporter, with the protein product MGVALLLLIAGAELLVRAALRLAQRLHVRPLIIGLSLVAFGSTAPQLTVSLQAAYQGAPDVAVGSVIGSNIFNVLVILGLAALIIPLRVSRQLVRLDIPLMIVASGLVYALCANGHLGRAEGLLLLLALAGYLAMLWHQSRHYARTYPAQHAGAASAGRFWSGTLLQVLFGLGLLSLAGHLLLEAAVEVATDLGLSERVIGLTVVAVCTSLPELAAALVAAIRGEREIAVGTVIGSNLFNLLAVLGLTALITPEPLSISPNALAFDLPVMLGVAALSLPVFYSGYRVTRVEGLVFLCLYVVYGLHVAAFTMGMPLAGRLERLMLFYVLPVLGAVLLFTTVRAWRRQH